One Pleuronectes platessa chromosome 9, fPlePla1.1, whole genome shotgun sequence genomic region harbors:
- the atp13a3 gene encoding polyamine-transporting ATPase 13A3: MEKEDLKVLNKGEEEEMELQGYRLCRWRLVLVGLGVLCTGGFLLLLLYWMPEWCVKSTCTRTTARDAEVVLLRSVDEFRRWFLARVRVMLAPGSDPFHSLETQTTSPCSPSSPSCPFSSTASPSLANGHTTHPSDGSPAQELIRRYADYQPTQIRYFTFHSTKYYWNDEVQNFQDLSGLEDLQISCSTLHSEHSEGLTRNQQEYRKLFFGVNEISVKVPSVFKLLIKEVLNPFYIFQLFSVILWSADEYYYYAVAIVFMSVISTATSVYTIKKQYVMLHDMVAAHSVVRVSVCRANNDIEEILSTDLVPGDVMVIPSNGTIMPCDAVLISGTCIVNESMLTGESVPVTKTNLPNPGPEETGEADSAYNTEDYKRHTLFCGTHVIQTRFYTGEMVKAVVVCTGFSTAKGQLVRSILYPKPTDFKLYRDAYLFLLCLVAVAGIGFVYSIVLSIINKVPAKTIIIESLDIITITVPPALPAAMTAGIVYAQRRLKRIGIFCISPQRINICGQINLVCFDKTGTLTEDGLDLWGVQRVENGSFHLSEENAYKENLVKSQFVACMATCHSLTKIEGQLSGDPLDLKMFEATGWILEEATEEETSLHNRIMPTVVRPPKQLLPQEPAVSQEQDMELYELSSVYEIGIVRQFPFSSALQRMTVVARLLGEKRMDAYTKGAPEVVAGLCKRDTVPDNFAEILEGYTMQGFRVIALAHRRLESKLTWHKVQNVNRDHIEMNMDFLGLIIMQNKLKAETPGVLQDLRQAHIRTVMVTGDNMLTAISVARDCGMIPPLDTVIIADAHHPHDGQTAKITWRYADKPSKTSRLEEVNMRLEDVCHEDEPKAQELYHFAMNGKSFAVISEHFPDMLQKLVLHGTVFARMAPDQKTQLIEALQGVDYFVGMCGDGANDCGALKRAHGGISLSELEASVASPFTSRTPNISCVPSLIREGRAALITSFCVFKFMALYSIIQYISVTLLYSILSNLGDFQFLFIDIAIILLIVFTMSLNPAWKELVPQRPPSGLISGSLLFSVLTQILICLGFQTVTFLWVQKQPWYTIWTPLTDVCNMSSHINMSDVNNTEVDDHNIQNFENTSLFYVSSFQYLIVAVVFSKGKPFRQPSYKNWPFVVSTLILYIFLLLMMFNPVKTIDEFLEIVCVPFDWRVKLSLIIVVNAAVSVVVETFILDIILWKLVFSRDKHGSFGVTPAAPTPQRGIDLQAFKCLSWLSCSRKMPKARYMHLAQELSVDPDWPPKPTTTTEAKPRPENGSTYQIMINS, translated from the exons ATGGAGAAGGAAGACCTGAAGGTCCTCAACaagggcgaggaggaggagatg GAGCTGCAGGGCTACCGTCTCTGTCGCTGGCGGCTGGTCCTCGTGGGCCTCGGGGTGCTGTGTACAGGgggcttcctcctcctgctgctctactggATGCCAGAGTGGTGCGTCAAATCCACCTGCACCCGTACCACAGCACGTGATGCTGAAGTGGTGTTGCTGCGCTCTGTG GATGAGTTTCGGCGCTGGTTCCTGGCCAGGGTGCGAGTGATGCTTGCCCCGGGGAGTGACCCCTTCCACAGCCTGGAGACCCAGACCACCTCCCCCTGCTccccttcttctccctcctgccCCTTCTCCTCCACAGCCTCCCCCTCTCTAGCCAATGGACACACCACTCACCCCTCCGATGGCAGCCCTGCTCAGGAGCTCATCAGAAGATATGCAGACTACCAGCCCACACAA ATTCGCTATTTTACCTTCCATAGCACAAAGTATTACTGGAATGACGAGGTGCAGAACTTTCAAGATTTAAG TGGCCTGGAGGACTTACAGATCAGCTGCTCCACTCTCCACTCGGAGCACAGTGAAGGCCTGACCAGGAACCAGCAGGAGTACAG GAAACTGTTCTTCGGAGTGAATGAAATTTCAGTGAAAGTGCCTTCTGTTTTCAAGCTGCTTATCAAAGAG gtccTAAACCCTTTCTACATCTTCCAGCTCTTCAGTGTGATCCTGTGGAGTGCCGATGAGTATTACTACTACGCTGTTGCCATTGTGTTCATGTCGGTTATATCCACAGCTACCTCTGTGTACACCATCAAAAAG CAATACGTCATGCTTCACGATATGGTGGCAGCTCACAGTGTTGTCCGTGTGTCTGTATGCCGAGCCAACAATG ATATCGAAGAGATTCTGTCTACTGATCTGGTGCCTGGTGATGTGATGGTCATTCCCAGCAATGGGACCATCATGCCATGTGATGCCGTGTTGATCAGCGGCACCTGCATCGTCAATGAAAGCATGCTCACAG GTGAGAGTGTTCCTGTGACAAAGACCAACCTCCCAAACCCAGGGCCAGAAGAGACGGGGGAGGCTGACAGTGCCTACAACACAGAGGACTATAAGAGACATACACTCTTCTGTGGCACCCATGTTATCCAGACCCGCTTCTACACTGGTGAAATGGTCAAGGCTGTGGTGGTCTGCACAG gtTTCAGCACAGCCAAAGGTCAGCTGGTGCGCTCCATCCTGTATCCCAAACCCACCGACTTCAAGCTGTACCGTGATGCCTACCTCTTCCTGTTGTGTCTGGTGGCTGTAGCTGGAATCGGCTTTGTTTACTCTATTGTCCTCAGCATCATAAACAAG GTGCCAGCTAAGACCATCATCATTGAGTCCCTagacatcatcaccatcactgtGCCACCAGCGCTGCCAGCTGCCATGACAGCCGGAATTGTGTACGCCCAGCGGCGCCTCAAACGCATTGGCATTTTCTGCATCAGCCCACAGAGGATCAACATCTGTGGCCAAATCAATCTGGTCTGCTTTGACAAG ACTGGAACTCTAACGGAAGATGGATTAGACCTGTGGGGTGTCCAGAGAGTTGAGAATGGCAG TTTCCACCTGTCAGAGGAAAATGCCTACAAGGAGAATCTTGTCAAGTCCCAGTTTGTGGCTTGCATGGCCACCTGCCACTCCCTCACGAAAATAGAGGGCCAGCTGTCCGGGGACCCCCTGGACCTCAAGATGTTTGAGGCTACAGGCTGG ATCCTGGAGGAGGCCACCGAGGAGGAGACATCGCTCCACAACCGTATCATGCCCACTGTGGTTCGACCCCCGAAGCAGCTGTTGCCTCAAGAGCCTGCAGTGTCACAGGAACAAGACATG GAACTCTATGAGCTCTCG tctgtGTATGAGATAGGTATTGTGCGCCAGTTTCCTTTTTCATCAGCTCTCCAGAGAATGACTGTGGTAGCTCGTCTGCTGGGGGAGAAACGTATGGACGCCTACACAAAGGGGGCGCCCGAGGTGGTGGCTGGTCTCTGCAAGAGGGACACAG TGCCAGATAATTTTGCAGAGATTTTGGAGGGCTATACAATGCAGGGTTTCAGGGTCATTGCTCTGGCACACCGGCGATTAGAATCAAAACTTACCTGGCACAAAGTTCAGAACGTCAACAG GGATCACATAGAGATGAACATGGATTTCCTGGGTCTGATCATCATGCAGAACAAGCTGAAGGCAGAAACTCCAGGTGTCCTGCAGGACCTCCGCCAAGCCCACATCCGCAcagtcatggttactg GTGACAATATGCTGACAGCAATTTCAGTGGCTCGTGATTGTGGAATGATCCCACCCCTGGACACAGTCATCATTGCTGATGCCCATCATCCCCATGACGGACAGACCGCCAAGATCACCTGGAGATACGCTGACAAGCCAAGCAAGACGTCCCGCCTGGAG GAAGTGAACATGAGATTAGAGGACGTGTGTCATGAAGACGAACCTAAAGCACAAGAGCTGTACCACTTTGCAATGAATGGAAAATCATTTGCTGTAATCTCTGAGCATTTCCCTGACATGCTTCAAAAG CTGGTGCTTCACGGGACAGTGTTTGCCAGAATGGCCCCAGACCAGAAAACCCAGCTTATTGAGGCGTTGCAGGGTGTAGA CTACTTTGTTGGGATGTGTGGAGATGGAGCTAATGATTGTGGG GCTCTGAAGAGGGCTCATGGTGGCATCTCTCTCTCAGAGCTTGAGGCCTCTGTAGCTTCTCCCTTCACCTCCAGGACCCCCAACATCTCCTGTGTCCCCAGCCTCATCAg GGAGGGCCGCGCCGCTCTCATCACCTCCTTCTGTGTGTTCAAGTTCATGGCCCTCTACAGCATCATCCAGTACATCAGTGTCACCCTCCTCTATTCT atCCTCAGTAACCTGGGAGACTTCCAGTTCCTCTTCATCGATATCGCCATTATCCTCCTTATTGTCTTTACCA TGAGTCTGAATCCAGCGTGGAAAGAGCTTGTGCCGCAACGGCCGCCATCGGGTCTGATCTCAGGGTCTCTGTTGTTCTCTGTGCTGACACAAATCCTCATCTGCTTGGGCTTCCAGACCGTAACATTCCTGTGGGTCCAGAAGCAGCCGTGGTACACAATCTGGACACCACTCACAGA TGTCTGCAACATGTCATCACACATCAACATGTCTGACGTCAACAACACAGAAGTGGACGACCACAACATTCAAAACTTTGAGAACACCAGCCTCTTCTATGTGTCCTCCTTCCAGTATCTCATTGTTGCCGTCGTTTTCTCTAAGGGCAAACCGTTCAGGCAGCCCAGCTACAAGAATT GGCCTTTTGTGGTGTCCACCCTGATTTTGTATATTTTCCTACTGTTAATGATGTTCAACCCTGTGAAAACTATTGACGAGTTTCTAGAG ATTGTTTGTGTCCCGTTTGACTGGAGAGTAAAACTCTCCCTCATTATCGTAGTCaatgctgctgtgtctgtggtGGTGGAG ACCTTCATCCTTGACATCATcttatggaagcttgtgttcaGCCGAGACAAACATGGCAGCTTTGGCGTCACTCCTGCCGCCCCTACACCACAG AGGGGCATTGACCTGCAGGCGTTCAAGTGTCTGTCCTGGCTGAGCTGCTCACGCAAGATGCCCAAGGCCCGCTACATGCATCTGGCCCAGGAGCTGAGTGTGGACCCTGACTGGCCTCCAAAGCCAACCACCACCACAGAAGCCAAACCCCGCCCCGAAAACGGCTCCACCTATCAAATCATGATCAACTCCTAG